The sequence GGCGGACTCATCGTCTGCCGAAACGCAGCGACTATTGTCCCTCGCGGCCGTCAACATGACTGAACAAAGACTGCTCCAGCGAAACTCCGACCCCTCGGATACGCACCGGAGCTTTCTCGTCAGTAACCTTGATGCTATCTCCAGAAGTCATGAATCAGAATCAACTAGGCTACTGTCCATGAGAAATATTGATGTGACTCAATCAAACCAAAGGCTAGGTGCTAAAGTTAACGAGCCTACTATACCCACACATAGGCTCCTCACCTCAACCTACgaacaacaacaaaacataCTAAAACAATCAAGCGAAGACTGCCGACGGCTGTTGCAGCAGTCGACAACTGTGGGGCCTGAAACTAGCAAAGGTACTATCGACGGTACTAGACTGCTTACTTCGTCTAGTTTTGATTCAAAGTGTGCTATTGATGGTGGAAGAAGTTCTTCAGCGACTGATCATAACGCCATAGCGAGTTTTCTACAAAATTCGGCTTCAGCCACTAATTTCAATGTTGATACTATGAAGTTACCTAATTCAACTACATTCACTATGTGTTCCGAAGCAGCTAAACTTATGAATACCTTACAACAGTCACCTCTACCTCTAAAGGGAACTGTGAACCTAAGCACAAGCCCCATCCCTTCACAGCTTGGTGAATCCAAACTCAGCAGTGTGTTAGAACAACCAAAGCCTCTGGAATCCACAAGGCTTGTGTCACAAGCGCAACAACAAGATCTCAATCGTCTTCAAACTAGTACTCCTCCGTTTAAAGATTACAtgaatcatcatcttcctgcctatgcatatttacaaaattccgTTCTGCCTCCGATATCGAGCACAGCTGATGGCAATTTTTCTATGTCTACTGCAGGCACCGGTGATTTATTTCCGACCGGACTATACAGACCAGACAGCAAATTTTCTCTTAATCGATATACAACGGGACAAACTTATTCCCAAAATCTTCAAGGTAGCGGCAATACGACAGAGACGACAAAATTTCAACAACAGTATTCTTCGTCAACCGACGAAGGCTGCGAGACAGATATGGAGGACGTCGCGAACGCATCAAGCGGAGTTCAAAACAGACTGAGTTCGTACGCAAGCTCAAGCTCTAGCAGCGGAGTAGTCACattttttaacaacaaaagTCTAAGTCAAAACCTGAGTTGCGATTCGTCACAAAGTAATTTTTCAACGTTTGAGAGCTTGGATTACCAATTGTCCGACTGTTCCAGTGAGTTAGCCAGTAGCCTGCCAAGCTGTACGTCTAATGAAGAAAAATTGGCCTACGACAATAATTCCCTCGTGAACACTAGCCCGATGCACCCATGCGTTTACATATCGTCTTACAACAATAAAACTCCGGGCGTGGGATTCATTGCGAGACACAATCCATTGAACTATCAATCAGTCAATAATAAGAATTGTCCTCGAGCAATCACGCGGAGTCCGGTTGACTTTCGGGAAGGTCGTCGGGCAAGTGACGGCCTTGTAGCACAACAAGCTGCGCAGTCCAATGAATCGCAAAAGAATAGTCTTGCTTTTAATAGCCAGCGGTTGAATGAAAACTGTAAGGCTAAAGGGGTTTTAGAACTACACCTTGTGCAAAAAGAGGCCCAAAAGTTGAAAACTCAGTACCAGTCAACGATACCGGCAGAAGAGATGACACAGAGACAAATACAACATAATCAGTTCGCGGCAAGTTTCAGTCCACACTACTTAGAGACAAAAGCACCGACTCCTAAGCGTATCAGCCTTCCCGAAACCTTTAACTACTCTAGCACATCGCCACCTATGCCAGCCAGCCCCAAAATGGTAGCACAATTACAGGACCAAGTAGAGTTGCAACACGCTGCCTCACAAGTCAAACCTCCTTTGCAGCAGCAGCTTATGCAACACAGACTGTTCCAACAAAAGCGACAGCTATTACAGAAGCAAATGACTCCACCTAACATCCCCTCTCACGAGATGGGCATTCATACTCTGCAAGTGGGCCTCAGCAGGCGACAAATGCTACGGCAGCAAAGTTACAAGATAGCACAGCAACAACAAATCCTACCGCCCTTGCCATTAACGGAAACGGAGAATCGAGATCTGCTCGCCTTCCAAGCTTTAGTGGAAGGGCCGAACAGAACACCGAAACACAAGTCCGATGAAAGCCAAGAGGAGCCGAAGTTCGCATATCAAGGATCGATGGAGATCAGCATCATGAATAAGGAAAGGTTGGGTAACGAGAATTGGTCGAACTTGCCGTCGAGCCTGCAGAGCGCGTGCCAGATCTCGGAGCTGGCGGGGCGGCGCGAGGCGCGCGAGGGGGAGggcgaggcggcggcggccgcggaCGCGGCGCTGTGGCCGGCGCAGTGGAACGCCTCGCTGTTCCAGCCGCAGCCCTGCTTCCAGGTATTCCAACAGATCAATTAGTAGTACTCCACGTAAAGAGTAGTGCTGTAGATTTTGTAGTGTGCATAGCGTAAACACGACGTCGACTCTGATCTCTGGGTATGAAACCTTCGGTTTCCATGTCTGTGTTTACGTTACATGAAAGAATGGTCTcattatgatttatattttgtaaagcaTCGTACTGTGAGAATGTAAGTCAGTAGAAATTTGTAATTTCACAGATATATTGCGTATATTTAGAGTGCATGACAATAACTAgtgctttaaaattatatattacacAGTAGATCTGTGGTTCACTGCAATACATATAATCCAAACTGCCGATAGtacctttttattaaaaatatgataaacacCAATAAAATAGTCATGTATTCTTAGCATAATAAGCATTGTATCGATATAATAGATGCACTTAATGTCCGATTAaggtacttattaaaaatatacaagacCTTGTTACAAAGTATTCATTCCTGTTGTTCATTACTTACGAGTAAAGCAAATATATCATCACTATAGTGTATTGTATAAGTATGTACTATGCCTAGCTATTCCATTTTTACGTTTTTACTTGCCAAGTATTGTATTAATTTAGAAGCTGATGTTTTGCATTTTGCCCACTTGTGCTACATCACGTGAGAATGTTCCTACATTATGTTCGTTATTTTCTCCATGgtacattactttttattagaTGTAAGTATCTATTTATTATAGATATTGTAAGTAAAACGTATGAGTCTGTACTTTTTCTTTGTGAAAGTCTGtatagtttttgttattatttgctaattatgaaataatttatgtaagatGTGATAGCTTTACTTAGAggcaagttttatttaaatacaagttACTgtaaatttataataatagttttattttgacacCTGATTATTTTTGGCTAGTAGCTTTTTAGTAGTCGACACATTTGCTGTGCACGTTTGCATtagatgcattttatttatttccgcTTGTTTGAAATACATTTACTTTTTGTGTCGTACCAAAAAGCTAGTGGGTCAAAACCTACCGTATCTTTATCGCTCGCtttaaatacaattacattCTCGTATAAAAAGGGCCCAAGTCCCAACTCGACGAGCGAATTAAAGGTAGTTACGCCATTGAAAGATCGCTGGTTAGCATCGATACATTCATAATGACGGAAGCATCCAAAACGAAAGGTGGTATTACTATAACCCAGATCTAAAAGGTGAGTAGTTGAGAGGTATGAAACCTATTTTTTCAAGTCCTCCAACGGATTTCTTCTAAAACTGACTCTTCTTCTAAAAAGGCGAGATTCCATCGGTATGCGGCAATGTGACGCACACCGATTACCTAATGTGGTTCACTCGCTCTAGGAAGTTTTGCTCATATTAATTGCGAAAATTCATCGTACAAAAACTTGAATATGAAAAGTATTTCCTTTTCAGAACGTTTGTGCACGATTAATTTTGGTTGGAAAGTCGGTATAATATGTAATTTcctattatttgtttaaactcTTAATTTATAATTGGTAATGTTTATTTCCAGTCCAACTGGCAAGGCCACAGCTTGCCGCCGACAGCCATGCTACCTCTCAGCGAGAGCCCCATCTTGGAGCTCACCGAACAAATGGAGTCCATTTAGTTGTAGACCTTAGGAAATTGTAAACGTTGTTAATATTATAACGATGGTCGTATTGTGTCGTCGATTTGAGAAAATATAACTTGAAAGACTTTTGGTAATTCGTAGGTActgaaaaatgacaaaatatcgGTTAGGTAACATAGCCATCGAAACAGGAAATAAAACTTtggtatttctttttctttaattgGTCAAAGGATTTTCCAATAGCTATAAATAGGTAATCGGCCGTACCGTTGAAACCAGCAAATACTTATACGGACAAAACCCTGGGTTTGTCCTCATCGACGACACAATACAACTGATATCCGATACGCTTGACAACACTACCATTATTTAGTGTAATATAACGCGATCGTTGTAGTACacacaaacatttattattgttagtatACATGCACTATGTTAGCCAATAAATTGGATACAattccaataaatattaaattaatttagtgaTAAATAACGCGACAATATCCATAGGTTAAGTTGTTACGTGGATgcgttttaattttctaagcaACTTTGAAAATCTCTTATGAATTATGATACTCTTCTTGACTTCTCGTTATGATTGCTtggacaataaaattaaaaatgcatgTAGGTATCAACCTGCACTCTATTTTTCAAATGAATTTACTTTTGTATCTCCTAGGTGTATTTAATGCATTCGAATTTAAACATATTCTGGAAGCCGGCACCCATTGACGGCACGGTATTTGTAAGTGAcgaacaaaaacatataaattaacataatgaaAATCTGCATCCCGGGGGATGCAGATAAAAAGGCAGTCTTCGGGAAACTGTGGCATTATTCGCCCACCCAAACCTCTAATGACAAAGTGATATACTGCCCCAGGTGGACTGATGCAGGCCACTGCCTATTTGGCGGTTGGTCCTATTTAGCCCGTTTGTTGCCGTGTGTAGGTAAGATAGACAATTCGGTTTTCCAATTGATGAAGACGAATGTCGAAGTATCCATCGCTATCCTGTGCCGCAATGGGCGCCGACCCTAAATAAACGTAAGCCGTGTCCACATTGTGCATATCTGACTTGCGGTTATTACGAAAGCAAATTATTAGATACGAATTTGTGTGGGCAGGCTGACGTACCTACTTCTGCTAAGGGGCTCATTAGACGCAATCCTTGCAAAACAAGGAGACACATAGCCAGGATTACATTATAACACTAAAAATCACCTGAGGTATCCACCTTTTGTCCTAACTAATGATACAATCTATACTATGGAGAAAGGACAATGTCCGAAATTAGCGGGTAATTTTCTGACTTCATGACTTCTTAATCTTAGTAGTTATTACCTAGTTGTGTATGTCGTAGAAAACTTAAACAAACTGTCAACAGTTTTGTttctaattttagaaaaaaactgatgatataggtacctaatacacTGATATGATGTAGGTTTCCTATCTTTATTGCTAGACGATTTATCTTATAGCCAattctaggtaggtatatttatggCGCCACAATAATGGTTCAGTATAGCAAACTATGAGCAATGGATTGGGACACCATTTTACGGTAGAAAAACGTAAATAAAGGTGTCACAACTAATCAAGTGTTGAAGACCTTATAACCTGCTCTTAACTTAggaaattattgatatttttaatttatttgactgTATAATTTTCCAAATGTCGATCTTGTATTAGATAACAATATTCCTTGTAAATAAACTACCTCTAATTAACTTCGAATACAAGACTGAATTCAGTGTCAATTCAGAACAATGTATTGTCACACGATACCATCCGAAAGTCgaagattttttgttattttgaaacaCAAGACGGTTTTATTTTAGGATCACATTGCATTACAGATTGATTGATATCAGTGGCATGTGTTTGTGACGGTTAAAGTTAGGACATATCACAGTTTGTTAGTTAACGTCACAGCACGATAATTTAGCGTAGTTAAAACAGGAGTACACTGTTTCACCCaaattgacatttttaaaaatctgcAACGTTTCATATGAAATCATAAGGTAAAACGTATTGTAGTTTTTAAAAGTCACGATACGTGTCCAAATAATTGTGGCTATAAACAGTATAGTCTCGATGTCCCAAATACACGTGCATTGTAGCGAAGCATTTTATCGACGCATTTAATTGTTGTTAGGTATCATTGTCCATTTATTATCTACtaagtagataaaaataatcgAATCGCCATCAAAATTACCATTTATGATCAGCGCCACACTGATCATTATGAAGCTTTACCGAACCGTAACAATAACTTACATACGTAAGAATTATCTTATTATTACATTGGAACTAGTTTTCAATAAGTCATTACTAATGTAGAGGATAGTAGAATAGGTGTTTGGAGGCTTTTACACAATTAGAATATTGCCACTTGTATTATATTCTGACATTATCGAGCAGACTTCATGTTATTcgcaattaataaattaatcttagGTCATTAGATAAGTagacaattttatataatggaGAATGTAGAAGATGTAGGTGACAGCAATATGTTTATTGTATGAGTATTACACGACATGTTACGGCTTAACGGCTTCATTTGAACTTTTGTAGTGACGTTAcctatttacagttttttttgttgattgtaCCTTTTGGgttgtgataaaataaatggcTGATTGTTAATCAATGTATAGAGCAGTCATAAtacaatacctaattaataGTGCTGTGTTTCATTTACCCAGGATTATCCTTTCCTTTctatcaaaaacaaattgacTAGTTATTTTGAAAGTGACCGATTCctcgaaataaaatgaaatcttaagtcttattgtattatattattgaacACCAACTCTATGTATTTAATCTTGGCAGGCAGTAACTGTATTCAGTTCTTGTGTGAGGAGGTGCCTTGTTCCAAATTcatttaggtaggtaagtatatttataatcaataaatctatactaattgGTGCAACTGTTATCATGTCACGTATCGACAactagaattattatttatattacttcCCCACATCTTATCGCATTCGACGTAGACGCACCCAGCGCAGACACTTTCCATTCGTTTCCGTTCTTTGTGCAGTGTTTGTGTGGTGCttgagttcttttgtttttcaagttatttttaaacaatcgtGACCTACCAGATACAACAAAGAGGTTAATCATCAAAACTGGACCTTGCTGATAACTGGCCAGTCGTAGACagtgaagaaaaataaattcaagtgTCATTTTAGTCCACAGTTGTCATTAGttcaatattttgtagtttacatacaaattatttcTTTCGGTGATTCTAGAATGGAAGGTATCAAGGTAACAGAACTGATCAAGAATAAAGGAAAGTTCAGCTACTCGTTTGAGGTTACCCCTGATGTATCCGAAGAAGATATTAACAACTTAAAGGTGGATCCCTTATTTTATTCGGTGACTTGGCATGCAAAATCTCACCAATGCAGAGACTTGGACATAGACCCTATCAAAACCGCCAGTCTTTTGagaagtaaacaaaaacaagttcTCATGCACTTGTCCTGTGATAAGATGAAATCTGATTATTTGACACAAGTTCTAACattgtttcaagaaaaaaatatatgcaatttATTCGTTGTTTTAGGAGGTAAGTTCTTTATACCTTTATTTATCTAGGTTTTGTAAACCACACGAAGCTAAGTAGAGTTTTAAGAatctaggtaggtaagtactttgAAAGGCGATTTATAATGATCGCAAAAACTGGTAGGTAAGGTCGATAGCGGATGTTAGTATTGGATTTTTATTGAGTAGGTACGGTAGTCCAGACTACCACACTGAAGTGAAACTGAGCTCTGGAACCTGTAAAAACTCaagtatttatgtaatattttaataggtgATAACTAACTCCTATCTTTTGTTATTTCAGAGGGATACGAACCTGACAATTCAGACTTCAAAAGCACTTCagaaatgataaaatttattaGGCAGAAAACtggtcaatatttttgtattggtaTTGCTGGCTTCCCCGGTTGTCCTGaagaaaaaatactagaaattaAAGATAAGATCGCGATTGGAGCAGATTTCATTTTGACGCAAGCATTCTTCGATGTAGAAGCATTCAAATCATTTAAGGATCGTTTCACAAGGATGGGCATCGATGCCCCTATTATTCCTGGAGTTTTCCCATTCGAAACGCTTAAACAGCTAGAAGGTTTTATAAGAATGTGCAGAATAAAAGTATCTGATGATTTGCTGGAAGCTGTTAATGATAACGAGAAGATGGATAAGCCTTGTACCGAATTAATTAAGCAATTAATAGAAAATTTGCGCTCTAAATGCACCACTTCACATTTCCAtttctttacaataaataaattggataacatacaaaaattaattgaacaaataaattgatttcgCTGAAATTAGtcgttttatttctttcttttaaatCCCAGGTAGAGCCTggcttaaaaataacttttaaagtagTTCTTGAGAAATTACTTCAGGTCCTGTGTACACCATAGTGCTTTTGGCGAAGATTCCACACGGACTGATTCAGATAACCGGATGTTTTCCCAGCGAAGTCTCCTCATTTACGGAAACTGATGGAATATATACCATGAATAGAAATATTGACTTGCCCAGTCTAAAGTAATAATGGGCTGATGGCAGGTGtcgtagatataaaatattttaaatgcgctAAAATTAATACTTTAACGCGTTAAAAGGAATGTAAATTCTGGTTTCATCTGTCAATGTGACTTTACTGTCAGTGTCAAATATCAAGCGAATTTTAGGTTATGGTGGGCTGATTGGTATAAAGcgaaactgaaataatttaataatcatCAGATAAAAATAGTGgtaaataatcattattaaatatattatttcgaGTAATCATTTCTGGAGTGTTCTTGCGTGAGTTTCCTTGAATTCAttacaacattacaaaaatattgatttcaagTATCGGcacgaattaaaataaataaatttacattATAGGTGTTCAAAAACGGTGAAAAATGTCGTTTCCCGATAGACAGCAGCGGAAAACTTGCTGGGACTCCAGAGATCGTTACTGGGAATGCCTAGATAAGGAAAATGTTAAAGACAATTCAGAGAAACCTAAAGCATGTTTGGAACTAAGGAAAATGTTCGAAAAGTCCTGCCCTACGCAGTGGGTCTCGCACTTTGATAGAAAGAGAGACTTTAACGTTTATAAAGAGAAAATACAGAAAGAGGGATATGAACCCATTAAAGATTCATAGTGTTGTTATCCTTTGaatgttattgtaaatatagattatgtagtaaattatgtttattgtcttttattttggttctttttctttgaagaattttatttaacaccatCTTAGTAggtaaagtaattattattttatttggaatgtTTTTGTTTCCTTGACAATTATGTAataccttaaatatttttttacagttctGAAATACATAATGGAAAGATATGATAAAGTTCTAGCAGAGATTAGTGTTTCTACAAGTGAAATAAAGATAACTTCTGTACAGGTAAACAATCTTATTAGTATAAAATTGTCCCATTAGATTAAATACTCCTGTTTTACAATAAGGGTGTGATACATAAAAATCTGTTgagagataataatataatgtttaatttattttcaggagGTGTTAAAATTGTCCAAACAAAATGTCAATATCACCCAAGACTTCTGGGATAAAGTGTCAGAGATATTGTGGATCCATTTACAAAcaggatttaaaatatttgatgatcAGTTACTTTGTGCCACATGCTTTTTCACAGTGTTACCACGCACAAACAAGCAAGATATCTATCTAACACAATTGCTTCAAATGATTGACCAGGAATTAATCATCAAAAAAGATAATGCTGAAAACTCTCCTAAAACTTGTAATGTGGTGTCAATGATGTATGGAATATATCAATCAACGTTCCTTACACAAAAATCTTATGACAATGTTCCCCAAATTGCATCTGTCCTAAACTCTATTTATGAATTGTTACTCATAATGGGTTATGAGTACTCTCAGTATACATTCATATCTTTCAAAActatgaaattatataaaaaggtTCAAGGCACAGTTTTCCAAGACTGCATCTTCAATAgagaaaagcaaataaaattgctCAACTTTGTCAACCATAATTGGGAGAATCCAGTAACTGGTATTAGAGACTTGAACAGGAGCATATTTCAGATTCTTTTATCAGTACTAGATGATGAACTGTATGATACTTTGCTTAAGGAAGTCAATGGCTTCTACTGGAACAAAGCAAAGTATTTAATGCTTTCAGAAATTATTGAACACAGAAATAAAAACCTGTCCACATTGGTACATGATTATCTTTGGGTTGATGGCCTAATATACAGTCTACACAAGCCAGGTTTAGTTTCTGCTGGTGCCGATATGTACTATGCATTGCTCAAACAAACCAACTTTGACACTGAATGGTGTAAAATATTTCTAGAGCCAGTTATTAAAATGTTGAATGGGTCAAGCAGCAAAGCTATTGAGAACTTTCATAACTTCTGGTGTCTTATAACTATGAAGAAGTTTCCTACAGTACCTCAAATATTACTCAATGAATTAAAAGAGCATATTGCTACAGAGCAAAATCTGTGCAGTCAGTTGTGTGTAATGAAACAAGCTAATAAACTTAGTCTTCTTGAAAAAGATTGGAGTTCCTCTGAAAATTTTGGCCATATAGAAAAGACTACCCTAATTGGAATAGGGCACTGTAATTACTACATGAGGATGTTAGCATTTGATATTGTTTGTGTCTCCCAGAAGAAGTTAGTCCCAAGTCACCTAGAGTATGATTTAATATTGGACTTTTTATATGATAATGTGAATTCAGACTGCACTGTATTGAGGTTGAGCATGCTTAACAGTCTTATCAATTTCTTAACGCAATTGCATTccgtatttttaaatgtaatggTTCAAGAAGATAATACAGAAGACTTGTtggaattttgtaaaaaaatgcagAATTTCATTGTTGACTCACTGAAATTCAATGGTAATTACCAAAGGAATATTACATGTGTGAAACTATGCAATGCTATCATAAGTTGTTTTAGTGAAATACCAAACAAGAAAAAAGGTCAAACTAGACAGGCAAACATAACTTTGATTGAGTATGTAAAGAAAAAAGGATGTTGGCTTCTATCTGCTGATGAATTTGTTTTGAAGCTCGTAAGCTTACTGACATCGCCTACGGATGATGTTAGAGAAAATGCGATAAGGCTTTTGCAAAACCACTTCTCTGAAGAATTACGAAAACCGAATATTATGCAGCACTTAGTAGATGGCGCTCTAAGTAGCATGAGGAGCAAGTTCTTTTATGAAATCAGTTGTGGCCAGAGcatgtttaaattaataacttatttaataataagaGATAAACATTCCATAGCAGAGTTCAAGAATGTGGaggacattttttattttgcatataaTCAGTTAATTTCTGAACACAATGCAAAAACAAACATCATGAAATCCATTGAATCAGGAAAACAATTACACTCTTTTATGAATATTCTGCTTGTTGTAATAGAAACTTGTATTATACATTCCTATAAAATCAAGATTCATAGTAATATGCTGGAATTTGTGAATGTTTTGGGAAGTATATCCAATCAATTTGCATGGGAGGAGGAAAGCTCAACAAGTTCagatttttcaaaaatgaaTGAGATGGTAGAAAACATTATAGGTAACTCTGGTGTTAGTCTTGGTGATGATACTGATCACACGAAAATATCTGGTTACCATCAGATTGTATTGAACTCTCTTTGGTTGAATGTGaaggtaatatttaaaaatatatcgtacatattttgattatttggCGTGTGGCTTTTGTATAAACCATAATCTCAATTGTAGGCATC is a genomic window of Helicoverpa armigera isolate CAAS_96S chromosome 16, ASM3070526v1, whole genome shotgun sequence containing:
- the LOC110376479 gene encoding serine/threonine-protein kinase SIK2; amino-acid sequence: MADRERPAKTPIRVGFYDIERTIGKGNFAVVKLARHRITKTEVAIKIIDKSQLDASNLQKVYREVDIMKRLDHPHIIKLYQVMETKNMIYIVSEYASKGEIFDYIARYGRMAEQAARRKFWQILSAVEYCHERRIVHRDLKAENLLLDANMNIKIADFGFSNYYATGELLATWCGSPPYAAPEVFEGKRYTGPEIDIWSLGVVLYVLVCGALPFDGSTLQSLRDRVLSGRFRIPYFMSEDCESLIRKMLVLEPMKRYTIEQIKKHRWMAAEPYAVPVVSADPARSPAHAPAHNEPNDQVLRLMQSLGIDPIKTKESLRSNSYDHHAAIYLLLLERLRARAASGASVSTVEARTRPSRRPSSVADQALAKEAHDARREHHTRLLHAGDSQSRDYNRATPTISAAPADSSSAETQRLLSLAAVNMTEQRLLQRNSDPSDTHRSFLVSNLDAISRSHESESTRLLSMRNIDVTQSNQRLGAKVNEPTIPTHRLLTSTYEQQQNILKQSSEDCRRLLQQSTTVGPETSKGTIDGTRLLTSSSFDSKCAIDGGRSSSATDHNAIASFLQNSASATNFNVDTMKLPNSTTFTMCSEAAKLMNTLQQSPLPLKGTVNLSTSPIPSQLGESKLSSVLEQPKPLESTRLVSQAQQQDLNRLQTSTPPFKDYMNHHLPAYAYLQNSVLPPISSTADGNFSMSTAGTGDLFPTGLYRPDSKFSLNRYTTGQTYSQNLQGSGNTTETTKFQQQYSSSTDEGCETDMEDVANASSGVQNRLSSYASSSSSSGVVTFFNNKSLSQNLSCDSSQSNFSTFESLDYQLSDCSSELASSLPSCTSNEEKLAYDNNSLVNTSPMHPCVYISSYNNKTPGVGFIARHNPLNYQSVNNKNCPRAITRSPVDFREGRRASDGLVAQQAAQSNESQKNSLAFNSQRLNENCKAKGVLELHLVQKEAQKLKTQYQSTIPAEEMTQRQIQHNQFAASFSPHYLETKAPTPKRISLPETFNYSSTSPPMPASPKMVAQLQDQVELQHAASQVKPPLQQQLMQHRLFQQKRQLLQKQMTPPNIPSHEMGIHTLQVGLSRRQMLRQQSYKIAQQQQILPPLPLTETENRDLLAFQALVEGPNRTPKHKSDESQEEPKFAYQGSMEISIMNKERLGNENWSNLPSSLQSACQISELAGRREAREGEGEAAAAADAALWPAQWNASLFQPQPCFQSNWQGHSLPPTAMLPLSESPILELTEQMESI
- the LOC110376495 gene encoding 5,10-methylenetetrahydrofolate reductase — translated: MEGIKVTELIKNKGKFSYSFEVTPDVSEEDINNLKVDPLFYSVTWHAKSHQCRDLDIDPIKTASLLRSKQKQVLMHLSCDKMKSDYLTQVLTLFQEKNICNLFVVLGEGYEPDNSDFKSTSEMIKFIRQKTGQYFCIGIAGFPGCPEEKILEIKDKIAIGADFILTQAFFDVEAFKSFKDRFTRMGIDAPIIPGVFPFETLKQLEGFIRMCRIKVSDDLLEAVNDNEKMDKPCTELIKQLIENLRSKCTTSHFHFFTINKLDNIQKLIEQIN
- the LOC110376484 gene encoding uncharacterized protein LOC110376484; protein product: MERYDKVLAEISVSTSEIKITSVQEVLKLSKQNVNITQDFWDKVSEILWIHLQTGFKIFDDQLLCATCFFTVLPRTNKQDIYLTQLLQMIDQELIIKKDNAENSPKTCNVVSMMYGIYQSTFLTQKSYDNVPQIASVLNSIYELLLIMGYEYSQYTFISFKTMKLYKKVQGTVFQDCIFNREKQIKLLNFVNHNWENPVTGIRDLNRSIFQILLSVLDDELYDTLLKEVNGFYWNKAKYLMLSEIIEHRNKNLSTLVHDYLWVDGLIYSLHKPGLVSAGADMYYALLKQTNFDTEWCKIFLEPVIKMLNGSSSKAIENFHNFWCLITMKKFPTVPQILLNELKEHIATEQNLCSQLCVMKQANKLSLLEKDWSSSENFGHIEKTTLIGIGHCNYYMRMLAFDIVCVSQKKLVPSHLEYDLILDFLYDNVNSDCTVLRLSMLNSLINFLTQLHSVFLNVMVQEDNTEDLLEFCKKMQNFIVDSLKFNGNYQRNITCVKLCNAIISCFSEIPNKKKGQTRQANITLIEYVKKKGCWLLSADEFVLKLVSLLTSPTDDVRENAIRLLQNHFSEELRKPNIMQHLVDGALSSMRSKFFYEISCGQSMFKLITYLIIRDKHSIAEFKNVEDIFYFAYNQLISEHNAKTNIMKSIESGKQLHSFMNILLVVIETCIIHSYKIKIHSNMLEFVNVLGSISNQFAWEEESSTSSDFSKMNEMVENIIGNSGVSLGDDTDHTKISGYHQIVLNSLWLNVKASSDLASILVQLNENDASMCEQCLNIITHVLETSRHKGAIEAAGASLGKAIQYLTSLPEENEASEVPNKLLKCKLNDLISETNKMASITRRGAGLSIMVHRIVSSDMKKGKPLFHYFINTLLEVCNATRDTPKKNDENQIDLPKAIYIHFMTRIVTDSSLASDMMFYFAKLAELAFANLTSPHWQIRNAALQLYGALIPKQIGEKKASSSDEQTTATVACDELRTHSPKLWKFIMLQLKLIHGPDTVQSHSNLVPILNLLANSAKRYSFSYDIADKKASDDELLKNLFLLLNSPLHTVRRLTAKCIFNIHAFEDIHNVLLNHTCLSENYLHGSLILINLCHKYYSLNKAYEEHFERLRNKYKAIFCNRNHSYLSKKLYEDIFVNNFNFEDIEKTIFELNDNLHSPGVNLWAEARLKKFINVCPWDEILALLKVILKQSHYEKYIEFIFLRIKTSHAEKEVLLKMVEVLLSFENKFCSCITWNILYEISLQTDLSGYLDAEELLKNICEKESIYILRYIIPLLARNISSISDDNKLSLMKIIQKLSNFDNSDVDMRCIAATANNEVANEFYELPDSIKVTSTKCAILLLQDEDEDVRNLIVHFYHRLSKDEVVVQPYICLRNILNSQFLYKMFGSKILVKKLLEELSEIFNVQSSQVIDEYNPFANNSKNIYFEPDVLRQMIENLNTV